In the genome of Dermacentor andersoni chromosome 3, qqDerAnde1_hic_scaffold, whole genome shotgun sequence, one region contains:
- the Cpr gene encoding NADPH--cytochrome P450 reductase isoform X2: MEGTSQDVPLSVDSSPLGSQEEEETPLFGLLDVLILLALLGFAIYWLFLRRKKAPTFDPAAIKTFSIETNIQKADNTSFIGKMKSTGRNIVIFYGSQTGTAEEFAARLAKEANRFGLKAMVADPEECEMEDLTKLPEITNSMAIFCMATYGEGDPTDNAQDFYQWLQDGSVDLPGVNYAVFALGNKTYEHFNAMGKYVDKRMEELGATRVFEMGLGDDDANIEEDFVTWKERFWNAVCENFHLEISGEDINLRQYQLIVHTDLPDEKVFHGEISRLNSYTTQKMPFDAKNPFLAPVRVHKELYKGSRSCMHIEISIAGSKMRYDAGDHVAVYPMNDIAIVEKLGQMLKVDLDTVITLKNLDEDSSKKHPFPCPCSYRTALLYYVDITTPPRTHVLKEISEYASNEEEKKKLKLMSSSSDEGKSMYKQWVLNDCRSVVHILEDLPSARPPLDHLLELMPRLQARYYSISSSPKMHPDSIHMTAVKVEYETPTKRINHGVATGWLALKRPDNGTQPTLPVYVRRSQFKLPSRPQVPIVMVGPGTGLAPFRGFIQERDFLRQEGKPVGEAVLYFGCRKKEEDYLYQEELEEYLANGTLTKLYLAFSRDQPHKVYVTHLLRQNKDEVWDLIGKKNGHFYICGDARNMARDVHEILLEIFRENGNMTEDEAVSYLKRMESQRRYSADVWS; this comes from the exons ATGGAAGGGACGAGCCAAGATGTGCCGCTGAGTGTCGACAGCAGCCCACTGGGAagtcaggaggaggaggagacaccCCTGTTTGGCCTATTGGACGTGCTGATCCTTCTGGCGTTGCTGGGCTTCGCCATCTACTGGCTCTTCCTGAGGCGCAAGAAGGCCCCCACCTTCGATCCAGCCGCCATCAAAACATTTTCTATTGA AACAAATATACAGAAGGCTGACAACACAAGCtttatcggaaaaatgaaatCAACG ggtaggAACATAGTCATATTCTACGGATCACAGACAGGCACAGCAGAAGAGTTTGCTGCTCGTCTGGCCAAGGAAGCCAACAGATTTGGTCTCAAAGCTATGGTAGCGGACCCTGAGGAGTGTGAAATG GAAGACCTGACCAAGCTGCCAGAGATCACCAACTCAATGGCCATCTTTTGTATGGCAACGTACGGTGAAGGAGACCCCACAGACAATGCGCAGGACTTTTACCAGTGGCTTCAGGACGGCAGCGTAGATCTGCCTGGAGTCAATTATGCT GTGTTTGCTCTGGGAAACAAGACCTACGAGCACTTTAATGCGATGGGGAAGTATGTTGACAAGCGCATGGAGGAACTGGGGGCCACTCGTGTCTTTGAGATGGGCCTCGGAGATGATGATGCAAA CATTGAGGAAGACTTTGTCACCTGGAAAGAGCGCTTCTGGAATGCCGTTTGTGAGAACTTCCACCTGGAGATCTCTGGCGAGGACATCAACCTGCGCCAGTACCAGCTCATCGTACACACCGACCTTCCTGATGAGAAGGTCTTCCACGGAGAGATCTCGCGCCTCAACTCATACACCACCCAGAAAAT GCCTTTTGATGCAAAGAACCCATTCCTGGCACCTGTCCGAGTCCACAAGGAACTGTACAAGGGTTCACGTTCATGCATGCACATTGAGATTAGCATTGCTGGTTCCAAAATGAG GTACGATGCCGGAGACCATGTGGCCGTGTACCCAATGAATGACATTGCCATAGTAGAGAAGCTGGGACAAATGCTCAAGGTGGATTTGGACACCGTCATCACACTGAAAAACCTTGATG AGGACAGCTCCAAGAAACACCCCTTTCCATGCCCATGCAGCTACAGAACTGCACTGCTGTACTACGTGGACATCACCACTCCCCCTAGGACGCACGTCCTGAAGGAAATTTCTGAATATGCCAGCAATGAGGAGGAGAAGAAAAAGCTGAAGCTCATGAGCTCTTCTTCTGATGAAGGGAAG AGCATGTACAAGCAGTGGGTGCTCAATGACTGCCGCAGTGTCGTACACATTCTGGAGGACTTGCCATCAGCACGTCCCCCACTGGATCATCTTCTGGAGCTCATGCCCAGGCTGCAAGCTCGATACTACTCCATCTCCTCGTCACCAAAG ATGCACCCGGACAGCATCCACATGACAGCGGTGAAGGTGGAATACGAGACGCCGACCAAGCGCATCAACCACGGTGTTGCCACAGGCTGGCTGGCACTCAAGAGACCCGACAACGGCACGCAGCCCACGCTGCCCGTCTACGTGCGGCGGTCGCAGTTCAAGCTGCCCTCGCGGCCACAGGTTCCCATTGTGATGGTGGGGCCCGGCACGGGCTTGGCACCGTTCCGCGGCTTCATCCAAGAGAGGGATTTCCTTCGCCAAGAAG GCAAGCCAGTGGGTGAAGCGGTACTCTACTTTGGCTGCCGAAAGAAGGAGGAAGACTACCTTTACCAGGAGGAGCTGGAAGAGTACTTGGCTAATGGTACACTCACTAAGCTGTACCTGGCCTTCTCGCGAGACCAGCCACACAAGGTGTACGTGACGCATCTCTTGCGTCAGAACAAAGACGAAGTCTGGGACCTCATTGGCAAAAAGAATGGCCACTTTTACATTTGTGG TGATGCACGTAACATGGCGAGGGACGTGCATGAGATCCTACTAGAGATCTTCCGCGAGAATGGCAACATGACAGAAGACGAGGCAGTCTCCTACCTCAAGCGCATGGAGTCGCAGCGGCGCTATTCGGCTGACGTCTGGAGTTGA
- the Cpr gene encoding NADPH--cytochrome P450 reductase isoform X1, protein MSAMEGTSQDVPLSVDSSPLGSQEEEETPLFGLLDVLILLALLGFAIYWLFLRRKKAPTFDPAAIKTFSIETNIQKADNTSFIGKMKSTGRNIVIFYGSQTGTAEEFAARLAKEANRFGLKAMVADPEECEMEDLTKLPEITNSMAIFCMATYGEGDPTDNAQDFYQWLQDGSVDLPGVNYAVFALGNKTYEHFNAMGKYVDKRMEELGATRVFEMGLGDDDANIEEDFVTWKERFWNAVCENFHLEISGEDINLRQYQLIVHTDLPDEKVFHGEISRLNSYTTQKMPFDAKNPFLAPVRVHKELYKGSRSCMHIEISIAGSKMRYDAGDHVAVYPMNDIAIVEKLGQMLKVDLDTVITLKNLDEDSSKKHPFPCPCSYRTALLYYVDITTPPRTHVLKEISEYASNEEEKKKLKLMSSSSDEGKSMYKQWVLNDCRSVVHILEDLPSARPPLDHLLELMPRLQARYYSISSSPKMHPDSIHMTAVKVEYETPTKRINHGVATGWLALKRPDNGTQPTLPVYVRRSQFKLPSRPQVPIVMVGPGTGLAPFRGFIQERDFLRQEGKPVGEAVLYFGCRKKEEDYLYQEELEEYLANGTLTKLYLAFSRDQPHKVYVTHLLRQNKDEVWDLIGKKNGHFYICGDARNMARDVHEILLEIFRENGNMTEDEAVSYLKRMESQRRYSADVWS, encoded by the exons ATGTCAG CCATGGAAGGGACGAGCCAAGATGTGCCGCTGAGTGTCGACAGCAGCCCACTGGGAagtcaggaggaggaggagacaccCCTGTTTGGCCTATTGGACGTGCTGATCCTTCTGGCGTTGCTGGGCTTCGCCATCTACTGGCTCTTCCTGAGGCGCAAGAAGGCCCCCACCTTCGATCCAGCCGCCATCAAAACATTTTCTATTGA AACAAATATACAGAAGGCTGACAACACAAGCtttatcggaaaaatgaaatCAACG ggtaggAACATAGTCATATTCTACGGATCACAGACAGGCACAGCAGAAGAGTTTGCTGCTCGTCTGGCCAAGGAAGCCAACAGATTTGGTCTCAAAGCTATGGTAGCGGACCCTGAGGAGTGTGAAATG GAAGACCTGACCAAGCTGCCAGAGATCACCAACTCAATGGCCATCTTTTGTATGGCAACGTACGGTGAAGGAGACCCCACAGACAATGCGCAGGACTTTTACCAGTGGCTTCAGGACGGCAGCGTAGATCTGCCTGGAGTCAATTATGCT GTGTTTGCTCTGGGAAACAAGACCTACGAGCACTTTAATGCGATGGGGAAGTATGTTGACAAGCGCATGGAGGAACTGGGGGCCACTCGTGTCTTTGAGATGGGCCTCGGAGATGATGATGCAAA CATTGAGGAAGACTTTGTCACCTGGAAAGAGCGCTTCTGGAATGCCGTTTGTGAGAACTTCCACCTGGAGATCTCTGGCGAGGACATCAACCTGCGCCAGTACCAGCTCATCGTACACACCGACCTTCCTGATGAGAAGGTCTTCCACGGAGAGATCTCGCGCCTCAACTCATACACCACCCAGAAAAT GCCTTTTGATGCAAAGAACCCATTCCTGGCACCTGTCCGAGTCCACAAGGAACTGTACAAGGGTTCACGTTCATGCATGCACATTGAGATTAGCATTGCTGGTTCCAAAATGAG GTACGATGCCGGAGACCATGTGGCCGTGTACCCAATGAATGACATTGCCATAGTAGAGAAGCTGGGACAAATGCTCAAGGTGGATTTGGACACCGTCATCACACTGAAAAACCTTGATG AGGACAGCTCCAAGAAACACCCCTTTCCATGCCCATGCAGCTACAGAACTGCACTGCTGTACTACGTGGACATCACCACTCCCCCTAGGACGCACGTCCTGAAGGAAATTTCTGAATATGCCAGCAATGAGGAGGAGAAGAAAAAGCTGAAGCTCATGAGCTCTTCTTCTGATGAAGGGAAG AGCATGTACAAGCAGTGGGTGCTCAATGACTGCCGCAGTGTCGTACACATTCTGGAGGACTTGCCATCAGCACGTCCCCCACTGGATCATCTTCTGGAGCTCATGCCCAGGCTGCAAGCTCGATACTACTCCATCTCCTCGTCACCAAAG ATGCACCCGGACAGCATCCACATGACAGCGGTGAAGGTGGAATACGAGACGCCGACCAAGCGCATCAACCACGGTGTTGCCACAGGCTGGCTGGCACTCAAGAGACCCGACAACGGCACGCAGCCCACGCTGCCCGTCTACGTGCGGCGGTCGCAGTTCAAGCTGCCCTCGCGGCCACAGGTTCCCATTGTGATGGTGGGGCCCGGCACGGGCTTGGCACCGTTCCGCGGCTTCATCCAAGAGAGGGATTTCCTTCGCCAAGAAG GCAAGCCAGTGGGTGAAGCGGTACTCTACTTTGGCTGCCGAAAGAAGGAGGAAGACTACCTTTACCAGGAGGAGCTGGAAGAGTACTTGGCTAATGGTACACTCACTAAGCTGTACCTGGCCTTCTCGCGAGACCAGCCACACAAGGTGTACGTGACGCATCTCTTGCGTCAGAACAAAGACGAAGTCTGGGACCTCATTGGCAAAAAGAATGGCCACTTTTACATTTGTGG TGATGCACGTAACATGGCGAGGGACGTGCATGAGATCCTACTAGAGATCTTCCGCGAGAATGGCAACATGACAGAAGACGAGGCAGTCTCCTACCTCAAGCGCATGGAGTCGCAGCGGCGCTATTCGGCTGACGTCTGGAGTTGA